A genomic region of Bubalus kerabau isolate K-KA32 ecotype Philippines breed swamp buffalo chromosome 10, PCC_UOA_SB_1v2, whole genome shotgun sequence contains the following coding sequences:
- the TMEM30B gene encoding cell cycle control protein 50B, translating to MTWSVTARGAHQPDNTAFTQQRLPAWHPLLSASITLPLFFCAGLAFIGLGLGLYYSSNGIKELAYDYTGDSSTGNCSVCAMAGQGRAPPPPCSCAWYFSLPELFQGPVYLYYELTNFYQNNRRYGVSRDDSQLSGLPSSLRHPVNECAPYQYSAAGLPIAPCGAIANSLFNDSFSLWHQRQPNGPYVEVPLDRTGIAWWTDYHVKFRNPPLVNGSLALAFQGTAPPPNWHRPVYELSPDPNNTGFINQDFVVWMRTAALPTFRKLYARIRQGNYSAGLPRGAYRVNITYNYPVRAFSGHKRLIFSSISWMGGKNPFLGIAYLLVGSLCILVGFIMLVVYIRYQDQNDDEEDDE from the coding sequence ATGACCTGGAGCGTCACCGCCCGGGGCGCCCACCAGCCAGACAACACCGCGTTCACGCAGCAGCGCCTCCCCGCCTGGCACCCGCTGCTGTCGGCCAGCATCACGCTGCCGCTCTTCTTCTGCGCCGGCCTGGCCTTCATAGGGCTGGGCCTGGGCCTCTACTACTCCTCCAACGGCATCAAAGAGCTCGCGTACGACTACACCGGCGACTCGAGTACCGGCAACTGCTCGGTGTGCGCCATGGCCGGCCAGGGCCGCGCGCCGCCGCCCCCCTGCTCGTGCGCCTGGTACTTCTCGCTGCCCGAGCTCTTCCAGGGCCCGGTGTACCTCTACTACGAGCTGACGAACTTCTACCAGAACAACCGGCGCTACGGCGTGTCCCGCGACGACTCGCAGCTGAGCGGGCTGCCGAGCTCGCTGCGCCACCCGGTCAACGAGTGCGCCCCCTACCAGTACAGCGCGGCCGGCCTGCCCATCGCGCCCTGCGGCGCCATCGCCAACAGCCTCTTCAACGACTCCTTCTCGCTGTGGCACCAGCGCCAGCCCAACGGGCCCTACGTCGAGGTGCCGCTCGACCGCACCGGCATCGCCTGGTGGACCGATTACCACGTCAAGTTCCGCAACCCGCCGCTGGTGAACGGCAGCCTGGCGCTGGCCTTCCAGGGCACCGCGCCCCCGCCCAACTGGCACCGGCCGGTCTACGAGCTGAGCCCCGACCCCAACAACACCGGCTTCATCAACCAGGACTTCGTGGTGTGGATGCGCACCGCTGCGCTGCCCACGTTCCGCAAGCTGTACGCGCGCATCCGCCAGGGCAACTACTCGGCCGGGCTGCCGCGGGGCGCCTACCGCGTCAACATCACCTATAACTACCCGGTGCGCGCCTTCAGCGGCCACAAACGCCTCATCTTCAGCAGCATCTCGTGGATGGGCGGCAAGAATCCATTCCTGGGCATCGCCTACCTGCTGGTCGGCTCCCTCTGCATCCTCGTGGGCTTTATCATGCTGGTCGTCTACATTCGCTACCAGGACCAGAACGACGACGAGGAGGACGACGAGTGA